In Aspergillus oryzae RIB40 DNA, chromosome 6, one genomic interval encodes:
- a CDS encoding uncharacterized protein (ethanolamine kinase), with amino-acid sequence MWAVLQKWILALPSATDEQRKRRLGLQKELEWAVSELDDGNGIGEDGLVFAHCDLLCANVIAVPSSDAPVTSAGEPTTTVQFIDYEYATPSPAAFDIANHFAEWGGYDCDYNMMPTCAVRRQFLTEYVRSYTQHKGLPESSQKQIIDRLYEDVDRFRGIPGLYWGIWALIQAQISQIDFDYASYAETRLGEYYAWRRELDGSRAKAGEEMPLRERRWAQEV; translated from the exons ATGTGGGCTGTTCTCCAGAAATGGATCCTTGCTTTGCCTTCCGCTACAGATGAGCAGCGTAAGCGCAGACTGGGCCTTCAGAAAGAGCTTGAATGGGCTGTCAGTGAACTGGACGACGGCAACGGCATCGGTGAAGACGGG TTGGTGTTTGCCCACTGCGACCTTCTCTGCGCCAATGTCATAGCTGTACCGTCCTCAGATGCTCCTGTCACATCCGCGGGTGAGCCCACAACGACTGTGCAGTTCATCGACTATGAATATGCCACTCCATCCCCAGCCGCGTTCGACATCGCCAACCATTTCGCTGAATGGGGTGGCTACGACTGTGACTACAACATGATGCCTACATGTGCTGTTCGGCGCCAGTTCTTGACCGAGTATGTCAGGAGTTATACCCAGCACAAAGGTCTCCCGGAGTCGTCTCAGAAGCAGATCATCGATCGACTCTATGAGGACGTTGATCGCTTCCGCGGCATTCCCGGATTATACTG GGGTATATGGGCCCTCATCCAAGCCCAGATCTCGCAAATCGACTTCGACTACGCTTCATACGCTGAAACTCGCCTCGGCGAATACTACGCCTGGCGTCGAGAGCTCGACGGCAGCCGCGCCAAAGCCGGCGAAGAAATGCCTCTCCGCGAGCGTCGATGGGCTCAAGAAGTTTGA
- a CDS encoding uncharacterized protein (predicted protein), producing the protein MCQTKMRDRLKHIFRSPLSLRRGQRPPSDSADHLQKSGCITALPLDTPADSSTLPVADFWQKVLHRLSMEDQVLIQKHTTTRSTPCIVSDTPVLLLEEVKQKRELFESRRWNVSLNGYTFRLSDIANKVMTWYQNVVSVIEVYVLILQFLRTAILAYERSTKTSTSATFWTLDYINDYNARFEAIIPRIDYEAQNCERCYSRLDRVISIDQVKRLKRVLEDMERVKAHQNEFRNMNSTFQNIWRFLDDGKREDVLRWTSDIPFEDHHSVARTGRTANTGGWLFKQRVFQDWQISDDSMIFWLHGIPGAGKTKLVSRVIDEFLQVQGQKLVYFYCNRNEGLRRKPKEILRSFVKQLSITDDQTVIHESLLQVYMDKRQRGFSSTDLSLEESEALLAQLISIYPKTILVLDALDESEEGSRQGLISYFSRLVEQIQNLKIFITSRRDEDIACRLKSKANVGINATDSQDDIAKFVSQKIDEDEKNRATPISVELKYDIVRIILDKSQGIRCPRFPSPYVDIRFILESCSNLLVMDSRQFCHLSHLSVNEYFENLWGIAICHANAAKICLTLMLVANNQYSQESSMYNVMIDNFLAYATQHWFLHIRRYEYYIRNTGDKIDPRLSQLVERFLGRVEESGPAYRSWCERCEHLPGFPIEDLKPFCNPVLAVCRFGFYRIPLTLWESKCINTNQTNKAGNSLLVLTVFSENEYAVQKLLSLGADINGQLDGLLCSGSALGAAASIGNRDIIKLLLSAGAQINQKHAGGIYGGALVASVANPEGRKATQLLLDSGAEINQELDCGIFGSALAAAAARGAGGYNSTISQSLLRAGANVNQALTSGNYGSALAAAASTPIGHETIKLLLASGANVNQRLIWGKYGSALAAASFGSPANTSLLLDAGADVNQLLTSGLYGSALAAAAYSQAKHSVQLLLNAGADVNQKLTAGLYGSALAAAVAKQGADEEIVQLLLDAGADVNQKLSSGLYSNVLEAARARTRRELYEILLGVVIGKNQRNFGYTSLEAVAMPIRTQLFLNHCLSNLI; encoded by the exons ATGTGCCAGACTAAGATGAGGGACCGACTCAAGCACATATTTCGTTCACCACTATCGCTGCGCCGGGGCCAAAGGCCACCAAGCGATTCAGCCGATCATTTACAAAAGAGTGGATGCATTACGGCTTTACCGCTAGATACACCAGCGGATTCATCTACTCTCCCGGTAGCGGACTTCTGGCAGAAGGTGCTTCACAGGCTTTCTATGGAAGATCAAGTGTTGATACAAAAACATACTACAACCCGATCAACTCCATGTATCGTTAGCGATACGCCGGTCTTACTGCTGGAAGAAGTCAAGCAGAAACGGGAACTATTTGAAAGTAGAAGGTGGAATGTCAGTTTAAACGGCTACACTTTCCGCTTGAGCGATATTGCAAACAAGGTCATGACATG GTATCAGAATGTTGTTTCTG TCATAGAAGTCTATGTCCTAATCCTGCAGTTTCTACGGACTGCAATCCTGGCGTATGAGCGAAGCACAAAGACAAGTACTTCGGCGACGTTTTGGACTCTCGATTACATTAACGATTATAACGCACGCTTTGAAGCAATCATTCCTCGCATCGATTACGAGGCTCAAAACTGTGAGCGATGTTATAGCCGCCTCGATCGTGTTATTTCTATCGACCAAGTGAAAAGGTTAAAGCGCGTGCTTGAAGACATGGAGAGAGTCAAGGCCCATCAAAACGAGTTTCGAAATATGAATAGTACTTTCCAAAACATATGGCGGTTTCTTGACGATGGAAAGCGAGAAGACGTCCTTAGGTGGACATCAGACATTCCATTTGAGGATCATCACTCAGTGGCGAGGACTGGCCGTACAGCAAATACTGGTGGGTGGCTCTTTAAGCAGCGGGTCTTCCAAGATTGGCAGATATCTGACGACTCAATGATATTTTGGTTACACGGTATAC CTGGCGCTGGAAAAACGAAGCTTGTTTCCCGAGTTATTGATGAGTTCCTGCAGGTCCAGGGTCAGAAGCTGGTATATTTTTATTGCAATCGAAATGAAGGACTTCGTCGGAAGCCGAAAGAGATTCTTCGCAGCTTTGTCAAGCAGCTTTCAATCACGGATGATCAAACCGTAATCCATGAGAGTCTTCTCCAAGTCTACATGGATAAGCGACAAAGAGGTTTCTCGTCAACGGACTTGAGCCTCGAAGAGAGCGAAGCGCTCCTAGCTCAGTTAATTTCCATATATCCGAAGACAATATTAGTGCTAGATGCCCTGgacgaaagcgaagaaggctCGAGGCAAGGTCTCATCAGTTATTTCAGCCGACTCGTCGAGCAGATACAAAATTTGAAAATCTTCATCACCAGCAGACGAGACGAAGATATAGCATGTCGGCTCAAATCTAAGGCTAACGTTGGCATCAATGCAACAGATAGTCAGGATGACATCGCGAAATTTGTCTCACAAAAGATagatgaagacgagaaaAACAGGGCTACCCCTATCTCTGTTGAACTGAAATATGACATTGTCCGTATAATTCTAGACAAGAGTCAGGGCAT CAGATGCCCTCGTTTTCCTT CCCCATACGTGGATATCCGATTCATCCTGGAGTCATGCTCTAATCTCCTTGTCATGGATTCCCGGCAGTTTTGTCATCTGTCTCATCTCTCCGTGAATGAATACTTCGAAAACCTTTGGGGCATAGCCATATGTCATGCCAATGCTGCAAAAATATGTCTGACACTTATGCTAGTCGCCAACAATCAATATTCACAAGAATCGTCCATGTATAATGTTATGATTGACAACTTTCTCGCCTATGCAACGCAGCACTGGTTTCTGCACATAAGAAGATATGAGTACTATATCAGGAATACAGGTGACAAGATTGATCCCCGTCTGTCGCAGCTTGTTGAAAGGTTCCTCGGCCGGGTCGAGGAAAGTGGGCCCGCCTATAGGTCCTGGTGCGAACGTTGCGAGCACTTGCCAGGCTTCCCCATAGAAGATCTAAAGCCTTTCTGTAATCCGGTGCTAGCAGTTTGCCGATTCGGCTTTTACCGCATCCCGCTCACATTGTGGGAATCCAAATGCATAAACACTAATCAAACCAACAAAGCTGGGAACTCGCTTCTAGTGCTAACGGTCTTCAGCGAAAATGAATATGCCGTTCAAAAGCTATTGTCACTTGGAGCAGACATCAATGGACAGCTTGATGGGTTGCTCTGTAGTGGGTCCGCTCTCGGTGCTGCCGCATCAATTGGCAATCGAGACATCATCAAGCTCCTACTAAGCGCAGGAGCTCAGATCAATCAGAAGCACGCCGGAGGCATCTACGGCGGTGCACTGGTGGCATCAGTCGCAAACCCAGAAGGTAGGAAGGCCACTCAGCTGTTGCTAGACTCGGGAGCAGAGATCAATCAAGAGCTTGACTGTGGGATATTCGGCAGCgctcttgctgctgccgctgctCGTGGAGCCGGAGGATACAACAGTACAATTAGCCAATCACTACTCCGTGCAGGAGCTAACGTCAATCAAGCCCTCACTAGTGGGAACTACGGCAGTGCCCTTGCTGCTGCCGCTTCAACACCCATAGGCCATGAGACAATAAAGCTATTACTTGCCTCAGGAGCGAATGTCAATCAAAGGCTCATATGGGGGAAATATGGTAGTGCTctagcagcagcatcatTTGGTAGCCCCGCAAACACCTCGCTCCTTCTAGACGCAGGAGCAGACGTCAACCAGTTGCTTACCTCTGGTTTATACGGCAGCGCACTTGCGGCAGCAGCGTATAGTCAAGCAAAACACAGCGTCCAACTCCTACTCAACGCAGGAGCCGATGTCAACCAAAAGCTCACTGCGGGGCTTTATGGAAGTGCTCTTGCAGCAGCGGTGGCCAAGCAGGGCGCCGATGAGGAGATTGTGCAGTTACTGTTGGATGCAGGGGCGGACGTGAACCAGAAACTTTCCTCGGGACTTTACAGTAATGTTCTAGAAGCAGCACGAGCACGAACTCGCCGAGAGCTTTACGAGATACTGTTGGGGGTAGTCATCGGGAAGAATCAGAGAAATTTCGGGTATACCAGCTTAGAGGCCG TGGCAATGCCCATACGAACTCAGCTCTTTCTGAACCATTGTTTGTCCAATCTCATATGA
- a CDS encoding sugar phosphate isomerase/epimerase family protein (sugar phosphate isomerases/epimerases): MPNRLGIGSMSLGRPGIHDLPTKLHQASQFGYKGIELFFDDLDHLAKLLFDGDHILAAHHVRQLCVSLGLSIICLQPFWHYEGLLDRTEHERLLTEKLPKWFELARILDTDLIQIPSNFLPADAQTGQPRTTGDMSVIVSDLQKIADLGLQQSPPFRFVYEALAWGNHINKWEDSWEVVERVNRPNFGICLDTFNIAGRVYADPTSPTGKTPNAEADLQASIARLRTRIDLSKVFYVQIVDGERLSTPLDESHPFYVKGQPSRMNWSRNARLFAFEEDRGGYLPVLDVAKAFFDIGFEGWVSLELFNRSLADPDPSTPRNHAKRGFESWKKLVAALKLNTGDASMVHGLDGTISPSTSALPVQHRL, translated from the coding sequence ATGCCTAACCGTCTCGGAATTGGTTCCATGTCCCTGGGGCGCCCGGGAATCCACGATCTGCCAACCAAGCTGCACCAGGCCTCTCAGTTCGGCTACAAGGGCATCGAGCTATTCTTTGACGACCTTGACCACTTGGCCAAGTTGCTCTTTGATGGAGATCATATTTTAGCTGCTCATCATGTACGCCAGCTTTGTGTTTCGCTGGGCCTCTCTATCATCTGTCTGCAGCCCTTTTGGCACTACGAGGGGCTTCTGGATCGCACTGAGCACGAGCGTCTTCTCACTGAAAAGCTTCCCAAGTGGTTTGAGCTTGCACGCATTCTGGATACAGATCTCATCCAGATCCCATCTAACTTTCTCCCCGCCGATGCTCAGACAGGCCAGCCCCGCACCACAGGTGACATGTCTGTCATTGTCTCAGATCTTCAGAAGATCGCCGATCTTGGCCTTCAGCAGTCTCCCCCCTTTCGTTTTGTCTACGAAGCCCTAGCATGGGGTAACCACATCAACAAATGGGAAGACTCCTGGGAAGTTGTAGAGCGGGTCAACCGTCCAAACTTTGGAATTTGTCTTGACACCTTCAATATCGCTGGACGGGTGTATGCCGATCCCACATCTCCCACAGGAAAGACGCCTAATGCGGAAGCCGACCTCCAGGCATCTATCGCCCGCCTGCGAACTCGCATCGACCTCTCAAAGGTTTTCTATGTTCAAATCGTGGATGGCGAACGCCTGAGTACCCCTCTGGACGAATCTCACCCATTCTATGTCAAGGGTCAGCCCTCCCGCATGAACTGGTCGCGTAACGCACGCCTGTTTGCCTTTGAAGAGGACCGTGGTGGATACTTACCCGTCTTGGACGTCGCTAaagccttcttcgatattGGCTTCGAGGGCTGGGTTTCCCTGGAATTGTTCAACAGAAGCTTGGCTGATCCTGACCCATCTACGCCTCGCAATCATGCCAAAAGAGGGTTTGAGTCTTGGAAGAAACTGGTCGCTGCCTTGAAGCTCAATACCGGTGATGCTTCTATGGTGCATGGTCTTGACGGTACAATTTCACCATCGACTTCTGCTTTGCCTGTGCAGCATCGCCTTTAG